A genomic segment from Glycine soja cultivar W05 chromosome 20, ASM419377v2, whole genome shotgun sequence encodes:
- the LOC114401798 gene encoding protein MAINTENANCE OF MERISTEMS-like, whose product MEGRLRNLAGLVAATGLSPLIACSLDTVDRRLMLVFEKWWHKETSSFHLPVGEVTITLDDVASLLHLSIIGAFRNFDSLHVDEAVLLLVELLEVSLEEARAETCWIYEHFPFVSSSIVAKDYHERKPCGYYWKSRKALLVSMSKHLDRLTSDVVCWIPYGDHREFKEFEIISLFFGHIR is encoded by the exons atggaaggaagACTAAGAAATTTGGCTGGCTTAgtggctgccacaggattaagtccttTGATCGCATGTTCGTTGGACACTGTTGATCGGAGACTTATGTTAGTATTTGAAAAGTGGTGGCATAAGGAAACTAGTAGTTTCCATCTTCCTGTAGGAGAGGTGACTATCACCCTCGACGATGTGGCATCGTTGCTACATTTGTCGATTATAGGGGCCTTCCGCAACTTCGATTCTCTTCATGTTGACGAAGCCGTCTTACTATTAGTTGAATTACTTGAAGTTAGTTTAGAAGAAGCAAGAGCTGAAACA TGTTGGATCTACGAGCACTttccttttgtttcttcttctattgtTGCCAAAGATTAtcatgaaaggaaaccatgTGGCTACTACTGGAAGTCTAGGAAGGCATTACTTGTGTCGATGTCCAAGCATTTGGATAGATTGACGTCTGATGTTGTGTGTTGGATTCCCTATGGTGACCACCGAGAATTCAAAGAGTTTGAgattatctctttatttttcggACATATTAGATGA
- the LOC114402543 gene encoding G-type lectin S-receptor-like serine/threonine-protein kinase CES101, whose amino-acid sequence MNMFLFPSYVLLLLFLILNLPHTTHSDDIAIYWGSNDGEGSLAETCATGLYSFVNIAFLAHFGNGQVPQVILGRHCDPFEGNCSVLGRDIRNCQKQGIKVMLSIGGPSMSYSLVSSEDAKSVSDYLWNNFLGGGGNSSSSSSPLGDVILDGIDFGLGGSLMTKHWEDLAHYLKSHRRNVYLSAAPQCIFPDSALGKALETGLFDYVWIQFYNNPLCQYNEGNASNLLNAWKQWTTSLKSGKMFLGLPASPTASIGGYVPPDLLISRILSTVKTSSNYGGIMLWSRLFDKESGYSKRILENSVCLQKRETECGRHKNGFIEHLGYMAKEGFVASESKSIDMQCCEVICRNNCSCEAYAPLNFVNNTGCQFWGKGTKFIKDSGGNFKRVYFVKHKVNKLWKWIVIGVGAAVAALVSCYLFYVLRRKCKEEVDRKMKRKELLVEVGGNAMGNYGKAKGSKKEGKTINEIEVFSLENIIVATHNFSPDNKLGEGGFGPVYKGTLIDGQEIAIKRLSKSSGQGLVEFKNEAKIMAKLQHTNLVRLLGFCIDSDERILVYEYMSNKSLDHYLFDASRNNELEWNKRLKIIEGTAQGLVYLHRYSRLKVIHRDLKASNILLDEEMNPRISDFGLARIFGLKGSEENTSRVVGTYGYMSPEYAINGVVSVKTDVYSFGVLLLEIISGMKNNSCIHSNHPFNLIAHAWQLWNQGRALELMDPSLNESFSSDEVERCIQIGLLCVQDHAIERPTMEDVVTFLSNDTTQLGQPKQPAFFMYVVAGESGCPNNSKQENYSLNHLSISTAYGR is encoded by the exons ATGAACATGTTTCTCTTTCCTTCCTATGTGTTACTGCTTCTCTTCCTAATCCTAAACCTACCACACACCACTCACTCTGATGACATTGCCATTTATTGGGGTTCAAATGATGGTGAGGGTAGCTTAGCAGAAACATGTGCAACTGGTTTATATTCCTTTGTAAACATAGCATTCCTTGCACATTTTGGAAATGGTCAAGTCCCTCAAGTGATCCTTGGAAGGCACTGTGACCCTTTTGAGGGAAACTGTTCCGTACTTGGAAGGGACATCAGAAACTGCCAAAAGCAAGGAATCAAAGTGATGCTATCCATTGGAGGTCCAAGCATGAGTTACTCTCTTGTTTCCTCTGAGGATGCTAAGAGTGTTTCTGATTATTTATGGAACAATTTCTTAGGTGGTGGTGGTaactcatcatcatcttcaagtCCACTAGGAGATGTTATATTAGATGGTATAGATTTTGGACTAGGGGGGTCCCTTATGACAAAACATTGGGAAGACCTTGCACATTATCTTAAGTCACATAGAAGAAATGTGTACTTAAGTGCAGCACCTCAATGCATTTTTCCTGATAGTGCACTTGGCAAAGCACTTGAGACTGGACTTTTTGACTATGTTTGGATACAATTCTACAACAATCCTCTATGTCAGTACAATGAAGGTAATGCTTCTAACCTTCTTAATGCATGGAAGCAATGGACAACTTCATTGAAATCAGGGAAAATGTTCTTGGGGTTGCCTGCTTCTCCAACAGCATCTATAGGCGGATATGTTCCTCCCGATTTGTTGATTTCTCGGATCCTGAGTACGGTGAAAACGTCTTCTAACTATGGAGGGATTATGCTTTGGTCAAGGCTTTTTGATAAAGAGAGTGGATATAGTAAAAGGATTTTGGAAAATAGTGTTTGCCTACAGAAAAGAGAAACTGAATGTGGAAGGCACAAGAATGGTTTTATTGAACATTTAGGCTACATGGCTAAAGAGGGTTTTGTAGCTTCTGAAAGCAAGAGCATTGACATGCAGTGTTGTGAGGTTATTTGCAGGAACAATTGTTCCTGTGAGGCTTATGCTCCTCTAAATTTTGTCAATAATACCGGATGCCAGTTTTGGGGTAAAGGAACAAAGTTTATTAAAGATTCTGGTGGAAATTTCAAACGAGTTTACTTTGTCAAACATAAAG TGAACAAGCTGTGGAAATGGATTGTCATTGGTGTTGGAGCAGCTGTTGCAGCACTTGTGTCCTGCTACTTATTCTATGTTTTGAGGAGAAAGTGCAAAGAAGAAG TGGACAGAAAAATGAAGCGAAAGGAACTGTTAGTTGAGGTTGGAGGTAATGCAATGGGAAATTATGGCAAAGCCAAAGGGTCTAAGAAAGAGGGAAAGACAATCAATGAGATTGAAGTATTCAGTTTGGAAAATATCATTGTTGCCACACACAATTTCTCCCCTGATAATAAGCTAGGAGAGGGTGGTTTTGGTCCTGTCTATAAG GGAACATTAATTGATGGACAAGAAATTGCAATAAAAAGACTTTCTAAAAGTTCAGGCCAAGGCCTAGTAGAGTTCAAGAATGAAGCTAAGATTATGGCCAAACTTCAGCACACTAATCTTGTGAGGCTTTTGGGGTTCTGCATCGACAGTGATGAAAGAATACTTGTATATGAATACATGTCTAACAAGAGCTTAGATCATTATTTATTCG ATGCAAGTAGAAATAATGAGCTAGAATGGAATAAACGTCTTAAAATCATTGAAGGCACGGCTCAAGGACTTGTGTATTTGCACAGATATTCAAGACTAAAGGTGATACATAGGGATTTGAAGGCAAGCAATATATTGCTTGATGAAGAAATGAATCCAAGAATCTCTGACTTTGGCTTAGCTAGAATATTTGGATTGAAAGGATCTGAAGAAAACACCAGTAGAGTTGTTGGAACATA tGGTTACATGTCTCCAGAATATGCAATCAATGGTGTTGTCTCAGTCAAAACAGATGTATACAGTTTTGGTGTGCTGCTACTTGAGATTATTAGTGGGATGAAGAACAATAGTTGCATCCACTCAAATCATCCATTCAATCTCATAGCACAT GCCTGGCAGCTATGGAACCAAGGGAGAGCTCTAGAGCTGATGGATCCATCACTAAATGAATCATTCAGTTCTGATGAAGTAGAAAGATGCATTCAGATTGGACTCTTATGCGTACAAGATCATGCAATAGAAAGACCTACCATGGAAGATGTTGTTACTTTCCTATCAAATGATACCACCCAACTTGGTCAACCAAAGCAGCCAGCATTCTTCATGTATGTGGTTGCTGGAGAGTCAGGATGTCCTAATAATAGCaaacaagaaaattattcaCTAAATCATTTATCAATCTCCACTGCTTATGGGAGATAA